From a single Alloactinosynnema sp. L-07 genomic region:
- the lexA gene encoding transcriptional repressor LexA, producing the protein MAGTSGRKPAGAPKRKPLSGGNVRSFPELDQTPDGAELPLRQRQVLEVIRSWVQRFGYPPSVREIGEAVGLTSTSSVAYQLRALEEKGYLRRDPNRPRAIGVLPADATPAQLRGEQITPVIIEQAAQGPTPTYVPVVGRIAAGGPILAEQAVEDVFPLPKELVGEGSLFMLKVAGDSMINAAIANDDWVVVRQQPTANNGEIVAAMIDGEATVKTFKLRDGHVWLLPHNDAYEPIPGDEATILGKVVAVLRRL; encoded by the coding sequence GTGGCAGGCACGAGTGGTCGCAAGCCCGCAGGGGCACCGAAGCGGAAGCCCTTGTCGGGGGGCAACGTGCGCAGTTTCCCCGAGCTGGACCAAACCCCGGACGGTGCCGAGCTGCCCTTGCGGCAGCGCCAGGTGCTCGAGGTGATCCGCTCTTGGGTGCAGCGCTTCGGCTACCCGCCGAGCGTGCGGGAGATCGGCGAGGCAGTCGGCCTCACTTCGACGTCATCGGTGGCCTACCAGCTGCGCGCGCTGGAGGAGAAGGGCTATCTGCGCCGCGACCCGAACCGCCCGCGGGCGATCGGCGTGCTCCCGGCCGACGCGACGCCCGCGCAACTGCGCGGCGAGCAGATCACGCCGGTGATCATCGAACAGGCCGCCCAGGGGCCCACGCCGACGTATGTCCCGGTGGTCGGCCGCATCGCCGCCGGTGGCCCGATCCTGGCCGAGCAGGCCGTCGAGGACGTCTTCCCGCTGCCCAAGGAGCTGGTCGGCGAGGGTTCGCTGTTCATGCTCAAGGTCGCGGGCGACTCGATGATCAACGCCGCCATCGCCAACGACGACTGGGTCGTGGTCCGCCAGCAGCCGACGGCGAACAACGGCGAGATCGTGGCGGCGATGATCGACGGCGAGGCGACGGTCAAGACGTTCAAGCTGCGCGACGGACACGTGTGGCTGCTGCCGCACAACGACGCCTACGAGCCGATCCCCGGCGACGAGGCCACCATCCTGGGCAAGGTCGTCGCGGTTCTGCGCCGACTCTGA
- a CDS encoding LysM peptidoglycan-binding domain-containing protein — protein sequence MAATLASRSTGSATSRSAHVVAPPLPVVRPARPIGQGRLRPPTRRRRVNVAHVVAGPECAPRRAPLPVVVLLGVATVVALAFLGLGAFAGSMAGADVPRTTTVVRVEPGESLSELAARMAPDSDVTAVVAKIRELNGLTGSMVRVGQPLTVPFSR from the coding sequence ATGGCGGCGACACTGGCATCCCGGTCCACCGGCTCGGCGACGAGCCGATCCGCGCACGTGGTGGCACCTCCGCTGCCCGTGGTGCGCCCGGCGCGGCCGATCGGCCAGGGCAGGCTCCGCCCCCCGACGCGCAGGCGCCGGGTCAACGTCGCGCATGTCGTCGCCGGGCCGGAATGCGCCCCGCGGCGCGCTCCGCTGCCGGTCGTCGTGCTGCTGGGCGTCGCGACGGTGGTGGCGCTGGCGTTCCTCGGCCTCGGTGCCTTCGCGGGGTCGATGGCGGGCGCCGACGTGCCGCGGACGACGACGGTCGTCCGGGTCGAACCAGGTGAGAGTCTGTCCGAGTTGGCCGCCAGGATGGCGCCGGACAGCGATGTGACCGCCGTCGTCGCCAAGATCCGCGAACTGAATGGTCTGACCGGTTCCATGGTGCGGGTCGGCCAACCGCTCACGGTGCCCTTCTCCCGCTGA
- the nrdR gene encoding transcriptional regulator NrdR has translation MRCPFCRHSDSRVVDSREVDEGQVIRRRRSCAQCSRRFTTVEEAILAVVKRSGVTEPFSRDKVVTGVRRACQGRPVDEDQLQLLAQKVEETIRATGGAEIPSHEVGLAILGPLRELDGVAYLRFASVYRSFSSVEDFEKEIADLRAAMAGESTPDEH, from the coding sequence ATGCGATGCCCGTTCTGCCGCCACTCCGATTCCCGGGTCGTTGATTCGCGCGAGGTCGACGAGGGTCAGGTGATCCGCAGGCGTCGGTCGTGCGCGCAGTGCAGCCGCCGGTTCACCACGGTCGAGGAGGCGATCCTCGCGGTGGTGAAGCGGTCGGGCGTGACGGAGCCGTTCAGCCGGGACAAGGTCGTCACCGGTGTTCGGCGGGCCTGTCAGGGGCGGCCGGTCGACGAGGACCAGCTCCAGTTGCTCGCCCAGAAGGTCGAGGAGACGATCCGGGCCACCGGCGGCGCCGAGATCCCAAGCCACGAGGTCGGCCTGGCCATCCTCGGACCGCTGCGTGAGCTCGACGGCGTCGCCTATCTGCGCTTCGCCAGCGTCTACCGGTCGTTCTCCTCGGTCGAGGACTTCGAGAAGGAGATCGCCGACCTGCGCGCGGCGATGGCGGGTGAATCGACGCCCGATGAGCACTAG